ggAGCTTTAGGATTTGTTGAGTTGCTGCTCTAATGACCTGGAAATTGCTGAGCGGCATTCGGTTGCTGAGTTGATGGCATTCGTTGTGAATTCTCACTTAACAGAGTGGGCCCATGAAGGCTGCCTCTTCCACTCCGTCATTTTACTAAGAGaatattaattttcaaaaatatgctAAAGGACATTTTACTAGCTTGGTATGAGGTATTTAATCAACTAGACTATGCTTATCAGATTAACAAAGTATATTTTGTAATGCTGCGTCTTTGCTTTTCTGTTGTTTATTGATAACTGGCAAAATTCACTTGATCTGCAAATAAACCTCCTAGGTCAAGACCTTGCAGATACTTACGCATACTTTATGTAAGTgaatactcccactgaaatcattgggattGTTTGTAGAATAGGACCCTAGTATAAGTGCTGGTTAATAAGGTTCTATTATAGCGATAagtagacttggcagaattcaatttttttttataattttgatgaatATTatcaatgtttttatttttatcaatttaaattttcacagttgtaggaGATTATGGGAGGGTCAGACAATTAATGAGACATTGATGTTCAAAAAGTTAAATCTTTATAATGCTTAAAACACCAATTCTCAACATCACAcgtcaaaatatataaagtaaatatccttaagtaAGTAAGACCTAGTAagttcttaagcagcatttttcttactttgactattgttgacagaaatattttttcatccatATGTGCATGTCCTGGAAAATTGACgcttaccaataaaaatctaaccctTTCAAGCCTCGTTTTATTATAAAGGGGCACCACTCTGTCTACATCATGCTTGACCGTTTAATAGTATTTTACTACTTATTCCTAAATTGCTGCCTTTTAGATTTAATAACATGGTAATAAGTGTTTCCTgagaatgaaaatatttatataaagaccaattgaggaggaggagttgttgtttttttcctgcagagGTCTCTTAACTAACACACTGAAGACACTTTTTCCTGTTCAATTTGACCATATGAAGTCAAGATTTTAAAGTTGTTTGGTTGCCTGACAAAAAATGTAGTTTTTCCAGTTTTGGGGGGATATTATCTGATTCTCAAGtaaatcaaaattaaatgtttttgctATGGTGACGGTTTAAATAGTATTTCTCTGTACAGTTGTATCATGGTGGTTTAGGTTTCTCTTATTTTTAGCATTCTGTCACTGTAGGTTTAGTTGTGCCTTTGCTTTAATATCAGTTAAAATGTCACTCCACCAACTGTAAGAGAAGTGAGACTAATTTGCTGTCTAAATACTATATGTCAAACACAAGTAAAAATTcaaaactctttggggcaggaatggtttggggtttttttgtttttgtttgttttttgctgtttaCCCAGtatccctagcacaatggggcttctgtgtactgctgcaatacaaattaataataaatactctAAAGGCCCAATCTTGCAGTGCTTGGCTTGTGAAAAGTCTCAAGTGTTTatgacagctttcagagtaacagccctgttagtctgtattcacaaaaagaaaaggagtacttgtggcaccttggagactaaccaatttatttgagcgtaagctttcgtgagctacagctcacttcatcggatgcatccgatgaagggagctgtagctcacgaaagcttatgctcaaataaattggttagtctctaaggtgccacaagtactccttttcttcaagtgTTTATGTAAGTGAGCCATTTTGGGATCATCCTCAAAGAGGGATATGTCACCAGTAATGTGAATAGTGTCTGTCTAGGTTTGAAATCTAAGCTTGATCTGATCAAACACAATAAACACAAATCTTTTACTACTTCTTGGTTTTGGGTGCTAATTTTGGCCCTGATCCAACGAAGACCTACACACCGGCTTAACTTGAAACATAAATAGTCTCAttgtatgcttaaagttaagtgtgttcaaaagtctttgcaagatcagggcctttgtGTATATCCATAAATACGTTTTGTTCCTGGTCCTTCTACAAGCCACTAGAGAACCATAGTTGAAAAGGCTCTATGCTTGTGCtattcactgtaaaaaaaataaataaaaaattcttGTCAAATTTGTCATATATTTTTGGACATCAAGGTCAGGATTGTTTTTCTTTACTCTTGAGTTCCAGCGTCTTAGCTTTTGCAAATCCTCAAATTACAAGAGATCCTCTCTGTAAAAAATTGAGTTCAATCACAATGGAGATTTTCTATCACAAAATATAATGTACACATTGTATAATATACAACATATATTTTAAGATAGggataatttatttatatttctttgaTCTGGAATGACAAGCTTACGGTTGTGGTTGAAGCAGTGCATGACGACAACGTGAATGTCTTATTGAAATCTGCATAGTCTTTGACAGTCTGCATTCATCCACCTGTACTCTTTGAGCTTAATGCTCTTTTGGCTGATGTAAGCTTGGCCTATCTCTGGCTTCCTCAGTTATCCTTGTGTAATAGGTACTGACAGTTTACTTGTCTGGATAGTAGTTCTACTTGTCCAAGGTTGTCAGCAGTCAGATTTCTCACAAAATAATCATATATTGTTTTAattgatttttcaaaacaaagtgtCTTTATTTTTCTAAAGCAATATAACTTATTACCCAGTTTATTTTCCCTAAAATCTTAGATCTACCCTACTGAGTCCAGAGTCTGTTTTTCAGTAGCGTCTGCCTAAAGATGCATGTGCCTTGAAAGTCTTTCAAATTCACTAGATGTTACGCATGCCATAAAGATGAAGGAATTTAATTATCAATATACAAAGGCAGTTTTCTCTAAAGTAAGAATACACTGTGGATGTACTTTTttgaacccctcctcccccctcttcTCCTGCAGAATGAAAGATGGCTGAGGATTCTCAGAGAAACTTCCGCTCTGTCTACTATGAAAAAGTGGGATTTCGTGGTGTTGAAGAAAAGAAATCATTGGAAATCCTACTGAAAGATGATCGATTGGGTTAGTTGATTCCACTATTTCCTGTACCATCTGGGCATGATTTTTGGTTGTGCTGAAAACCCACAACTGTAACTGAAGTCAGCGGTAGCTGCTGGCACTTAGCACCTCTGATAATCAGGTCCTTTGTCTTTAAACTTTTTGTGTTTCACTGTGATATTAATAGTAATGTTGCATAGAGAGTAGCATCTAAAATCACTAGGGGATATTCTAGACTTCAGTGGTACTGATAGCTTTCTGGAGGGGCATTTGAGAAGCAGTGGATATTTTATTTAGAACCTCTTGCTTATTTTTCTTCGTCTTCTTTATGCCaagaaactgaaaatgtttgtatGAAAGTAATTTTTGTTCAAGAGTTGCTCAGCTTCTGCTGCTAATTCCTCCTCCTCAAAGTCACAGTGGATTGTGATATGATTATTATTTCTACTGGTCTCTGAGGTGTGCTAAGTCGTGTCCTcgtccctgacacacacacacacaccccccgaccccctcccatGGCTTCATTTTAAATCAAGCTAAGATTTAAATTTTCAGTAGAATCACTGGAGCAGTTTGTATGCCACTTCTATCcattttgaaccaaaactgatcagCTTTTATTGATACATAGTCCTTTTAAAGTGCAATTTGGAGATGTAGATCTGCAACTGAAGAGTTGCCCTGTTTCGGTGAATCAATGCCActattgaaatatttcaattttaaaatgttttgagaaaTATTTGCTTTCTTTGCAGATGTTGAGAAGCTTTGCACATTTAGTCAAAGATTTCCTCTCCCATCCATGTATCGTATCCTGGTGTGGAAGGTGCTTTTAGGTATGACATGTGAGACTGTGGTTTTAACTGTAGAAATAAGAATAAGCTGGGTATTTGTCATTTGTTTGGGGGTAGTAAAGACATGGAATACTCCTTTTTGTGACCAGTTGCTAATGATAGCCCTGGGTCCACTTCTGCATACTCAGAAGTTTCACACAGAGAACATTTAATGTACATATGCAAGTTAACAATGATTTGACTCTCTGTTTTATGCATACATTTTAGGAACTCTTGTACATGCAATTTTACATAATTAGGTAATTGAATTGAACTTCTATAAATGTGCTTATAATGTCATGTACATTATATAAATTAGTGAGGGTAAAGTTAGATGTTTAATATAAATAGCTGACATCTAGTAGAGTTTTCAGtattgtcaaaaaaaaattagacatcTGAGTGAAACTGAATCTCTGATcaaaactagattttaaaaagttaggGATTTGTATTGAACtgattatttaataaaatatgtcTATGGTTAGACTCCCTATTGTAGTAAGCTTTCCAACAAGGTTCAGCTCTAATTTTGCTTCTAATGTTAAATGATATTTGCCATTGGAGAGGAGAAGGAAACCGGGACCATAAATAGGCCAAGTCCTAGATTCTTTGTAGGAAGTGAGTCAAATTACTAATTCCAACAGTATTAATTGTGCTTTGGAACCGCTTTTTCGGTTTATTGGATTTATTAGATGTGAACTAATGAAGCCGGGGGTGTGCAGAGCCCAGCAATAGTAATAATTCTTAGAACTATGAACATGCCAAACTTCACCTTTAGGATGCTTTTCAAACATTAGCTAACCTTAAAGGAATATTGCCagtttgaacattttaaaaaaaaatccgtaCTTAAATCCCTAATAATGCTTTAGttcattaaaactgaaataacttttggaatctgttttttttaactatttgtGTCTGCCTGTCTACTTTATTCATTGCTATCATGACCATAAAAATAGAGTAGTAAATGTCAGTCTTCTGTCTGCTCAGTTTCACTTCATGGCTCTTATGCACCAATACAATGCTTTAGTGTCTGGGTTGCAAACACCAGAGAGAGGAATGTTTAAATCCTGTCTAAAACTTTTCTcgttaaacatttttttgttttctgtatttaaaaataatttcaaaagtgaattatttttaaagttcatGAATGTCCATGTTAGGATTTGTAAACCCTTTTTTGGTGCAAAACCTAAAAGTTGATTCTGAACCTTGTGATACAGTTCCTTTTATTAAATGATCATACATAATGAAACCCTGAGCAATAGCAGAGTTAAGCTTAGGGATAAACACAGTTCTTGAGACAGGTAACTGAAAGTTGTGGAGATTTAGAATCCTTTAAAATGTTCTTAGCACCATCTATATTTCTTCCTCAGAAGTAACAGCAGAAGATCTTTCATCCAAAACTGCACTGTTAACTGCACAAAGGAATTTCTGTGCAAAGTTGTAATTCAGTTTAGAGCCAGTAGCATTTGTTCACTGCCTCAGATACCTTGATTTGTGAATCTTACAACCCTATGATACAATTAAAAGTTGGATAGGTCGAGTCCTTCTATGTCTTTTTATATACCAGCTTATATTTTAGTCTAATTCTGAGTATATAGCAAGTGTAAGAAACATGTTTACAAATCTCATTTTAGAACTCAGTCTGGAAACTTTAAATATGTGAACTCTTTTCAGTTAAACAACCCAGAATAGGGTAAAGCATTCTGCAGACACCTTGGGTCTGCTGAGGCACAAGGGAAAGTTGAGTGCAGGGAGAATTTCTTGTAATATGTCTTCAAGGATTTTTCTTAGTGTAAACATTCATCAGGAACTGCAATCCAAAACATCTCTGTCTTGATGTTTGGAACAACAGCCTTATCCATTTCTGTGGGGAAGCGTTATGTCTCTTGTAAAGAAATGAGCTAGTTTAGCAAGAGGGTTGCAGTCCCATCAGTGAACTACTTCTGAAATTGGATTTGAAAGATGACAGGCCCTGATGCCTTCCCAGGTTAGTGTGCGCCATATATATATCCTGCTTAATTTCCTCAACAAGGTATGGCTCATTATAGCTAAGTGGAGGGTCTATTGCACTGAAATGATTTATAGACTTCACTGCGTTTTTTGTAACTCCCTTTTCTCTGCCTGCCTAGGGCCAGTTTTCTAGATTTAACATGTAAGTTTAGCAGCATGTACTTGCTGAGTTATGATGGCTTGTTCAATCCCAGCTGTTAGGATGCAACCTGATTTGCTCTGACAGTTTGAAGAAAAGTGTCTATATCTGTTTTGTTTGGTACTCAAATTCTGCAATTTCCTGGATTAACACTTGGGAGTAATATTCTCCTTCATTTAAAGAGAGGCAAAAGCAGCAGATTAACCTGATTCAAGACTAATTTTGAAGACTGCCTCCTTCTGATTAGTTCCTGCAAAACTACTGATTAGTTTTACACCATTAGTGATACCTGGGAGCATTTCTCCTTTGGCCTCTTCAGGATCTTACTCTTGAAGTCACTGGcagttttgctattaacttcagtggtagCAAGATAAAGTCCTAAGTGAGGTGAAATCATTAGGATGAAGGAAAGTGCTAAATTAAGAGAGCACTAGAGGAAAGATGTCATATGAGTCTGTTATGGATATCATAAATCATTTATTGGGACAGTGGAAAGATAACTTATCCTTCTTGTAATGGTGGTAGAAAGATTGGTGTTTAACATAATCAGCTGTGTTATGTGAGGAAAATTTAGTGTATTACATGCTTCTTTGGTTGACATGGTTATGGGGCCTCTACCTGAAATTGTTTCATCCTGTGTTATTGAAATTACTTCCCACCACTGATTCAGAGGAGGATTGATCTCTCTGGTAAAGTCTGCAAAGAAGGTTCCACTGTGAGTAATGTAAATTAAATAAGAGAGTTGCACAGTACCTTTGTGTTacttatatgcacacacacaaacctggtATTCTCAGAGGGACTGTAAAATTTTGGAAAGGGAACTGTTCTGTTTTTGTATCACTGCTCTTCAATCTAGGCTACTGCTGATTTGTCATGCTGTTGGTAAGGCATTTGTATAGGAAGTGcccattttgttttttctgtcaGACCATGAATGCCTTTATTACTaaggaataaaatatttgttctgcaTCTATGTTTATCTCCAAAACAAAGGGAAGGTTCAGTACAAATACACAGGAAATGCAATATAGTAAATACTACAGATGAATCCAAGCCAATGgcaatttagatttttttaaaaatgcatttacttTGTTACATCATTAAACTTTTAATTTCCCCTCATTCCAAACAATGAAACCTCTTCTCAATGTACCAGCCTCCAGTGACCTCATGGACAAAAAATGATCAGCCAGATGCTGAGGCCTAAAAAGGGATCAGAAAACCAAGTCCGTGAATAAATCATTCCTGCATTCAGTCAACACATGACCTTCagttttaataaatattattatttgctTGGTCTGTGTCGTCTTGACTTTATAGGAGTGTATACTGTAACTTTAACCAAGCTTATGTGAGTAAGAGCTGCATGATTGGGACCTACATTTTCTGCAGGCTGTATATTAGTACACATTGAAGTAAGCAAAGCCCCCTAGAAAGGGGATTCACtgctttccttttctctccttttttaggAATTATTCCTCCTCACCATGAATCTCATGCTCTGGTGATGAACTACCGAAAGGAACAATATAGGGATGTGTATCATGCCCTCCAAGTAATTCGGTTTATCAAGGATTCTACCCCACAGGTTGAAGTTTTCCTCCGCATGCATCAACTGGAGTCAGGAAGGTTGCCTCGAAATTTGGCTTTTCCTCTGGTCAGTCATTTTTAATTTTGACTTTCAACAGAACTCtttcaaacaaaagaaacattaaaCTGAAACTATTAATAGCACAAAAGATATACACAGAGACAAAATGAAGTGAATGTAAAACAGGAACTAATATCAAGTACTGGGTTTTACTCAAACTGTACATTTGTTCATTTTCCCAAAAATCTTGCATAAGCTTTTATGCTGTAAAAGCtttactatatatatttttttctgggcTTTGTAGCCTTTTTTATTCTAGCTCCTACCCTCATTTCTTTTTGTCTAAAATGCCTTAAAGCAAATGACAATCTTGCTGCAGCAGAGATTCCTGAATGTCTTGGGGCCAGGCCACTAAAAGTAATGATTTAGTGCAATTTACATTGTGTTCCTAAGTTACTGCAATTTACTAACCTGGTGTTTTTGTTAGACTGAGCTGTTTTGGGGTTTTATTAAAGTATTTAGTGCTGCTCCAGAACTACTTGACCATTGATGATGGGAGTCCTGCTATCTAATAGTTAATTTCCATGACTTCTGATCCCTTTGTGTGTCTAAAAGCAGAGAGCATGGTATAATCTTGGTTACAGGGAAATCTCACATTTAGTGAAAGGAAGAGAGCATGCATCTCAGATACATATTGAGTTGTATTTTGGGAATAAGGTGCCTTGTCCCATGGGGTAGAGTTTACTAGTATCCAGGTAATTAAAAGTGTACAGAAGTGTCCTTTTATCTAAAACAAAATCATTCTGTACACATCAACATCTATAAACAAAGAGCAATTCTATAAACTAGCAAGCATTGTGGTGTGAAAGGGAGGAGGATGGCCCCATTTATTTGATAGAACACACACTATTAATATTGACTCACGTCGCCTGATGCTGAGAACTTTTTGTTTCTATTACATGACTGAGCCATGCTAAACTTCTGTCacttttggtttaaaaatataaactcttgtttgtttgtttgtttgtttgtttgtttgtttgtttgtttgtttgtttgtttgtttgtttgtttgtttgtttgtttgtttgtttgtttgtttgtaatttatttcagtttttacagAAAAGACAGTTATGCAGTTATTACCAAATGCTTGAATTATGTCAGTATCATTTCACCTTTCACACATTTGTCCAGTTCATCTATCAAAATTACCGGGTCAGGGAATCGCAATAATTTACATGGGCAGCCCAACAATTCTGTGGATCccaattttctgttttgttttctaggAACCAGAAGATGAAGTGTTTCTTGCCATAGCTAAAGCCATGGAGGAAGTGGTGGAGGATAATATCGACTGCTACTGGCTTGTCAGTAGTTTTGTGAATCAGTTAAACAACAAATACAAAGATTTGTTACCACAGCTGGTAAGTATATTTTGTGAAAAGAGAcactgggtggagtgggggcagatgTGACTTGGTATGCATTGAACATCTTGGGAGCTACGTCTAGGAGCTAGCGCAGGACTGGAAGTCAGTAGACCTGGTTCTATTCTGCCACTAGCTACTATA
The Natator depressus isolate rNatDep1 chromosome 2, rNatDep2.hap1, whole genome shotgun sequence DNA segment above includes these coding regions:
- the TBC1D7 gene encoding TBC1 domain family member 7 translates to MAEDSQRNFRSVYYEKVGFRGVEEKKSLEILLKDDRLDVEKLCTFSQRFPLPSMYRILVWKVLLGIIPPHHESHALVMNYRKEQYRDVYHALQVIRFIKDSTPQVEVFLRMHQLESGRLPRNLAFPLEPEDEVFLAIAKAMEEVVEDNIDCYWLVSSFVNQLNNKYKDLLPQLPKVLEQYLNVEDNRLLVHLKACSAVSKLPYNLWFKKCFAGCLPESSLQRVWDKVISGSCKILVFVALEILLTFKMKIMALTNTEKITQFLENIPQDNTDAIVSKAIDLWHKHCGTPVHLV